From the genome of Streptomyces xanthophaeus:
GGCGGCCGGGATGGCGTCGGCCAGGCGGTCGAGGACCGCCGCGGCCTGCTCGTCGGTCAGGGTCAGCGGGGGAAGGAGGCGCACCACCGCGCCGTGGCGGCCGCCGAGCTCGACGATCAGGCCGCGGTCCAGGCACTCCTGGCGGACGGCGGCGGCGAGGGACGGTGCGGCGGCCCCGGTGTCGGGGTCGACGAGTTCGAGGCCGATCATCAGGCCCCGGCCGCGTACCTCTCCGATGCAGGGATGGCCGCAGGCCAGGCCGCGCAGGGCCGCCAGCATCCGTTCCCCCAGGGCGGCGGCGCGCTCCGCGAGCCGGTTCTCGCGGACGAAGGCGAGCGTGGCGGCGCCGGCGGCCATGGCGAGCTGGTTGCCGCGGAAGGTACCCGCGTGCGCGCCGGGGGCCCAGACGTCCAGGCCGGCCCGGTACACGATCACGGCGAGCGGCAGGCTTCCGCCGATCGCCTTGGAGAGGACCATGACGTCGGGCACGACCCCGGCGTGGTCGACTCCCCAGAAGGCACCGGTCCGGCCGACGCCCGTCTGCACCTCGTCGGCGATCAGCGGGATCCCCCGCGCCGCGGTGATCTCGCGCATCCTCCGCAGCCAGGCGTCCGGGGCGGGGATCACCCCGCCTTCGCCCTGCACGGGTTCGACGATCATGCCGGCGGGGGCGGGCACCCCGCCCTTCGGGTCGTCCAGCAGGTTCTCCGTCCAGCGCGCGGAGAGTTCGGCTCCCTCGGGGCCGCCGACGCCGAACGGGCAGCGGAGGTCCTGCGGGTACGGCAGCCGGGTCACCCGTACCCCGGTGGCACCTCCCGACGCGTCCAGGGCCCCGGCGGTCATGCCGTGGTAGGCACCGGTGAAGGCGAGCAGCCCGGGGCGTCCGGTCGCGGTGCGCACCAGTTTGAGGGCGGCCTCCACGGCGTCCGTACCGGCCGGTCCGCAGAACTGGATGCGCGCGTCGGCGGCCAGCGCGGGCGGCAGGTTGGCGAACAGCTCGGTGGTGAAGGCGTCCTTGACGGGGGTCGCGAGGTCCAGCACGTGCAGCGGGGCGCCCGAGTCGAGGACACCGCGGATGGCTTCGAGCACCACCGGGTGGTTGTGCCCGAGGGCGAGCGAGCCGGCGCCGGAGAGGCAGTCGAGGTAACGCCGCCCGTCGGCGCCCTCGATGGTCAGCCCGCGGGCCCGGACCGGGACGATGGGCAGCGAGCGCGCGTACGTCCGGGCGGCGGACTCCCGCTGCGCCTGTCTGCGCAGGATGCCCTCGGGGGCGGCGGAACCCCCCGGTCCACCGCTCACACCCGGACGGTTCGGATTGACCGGGGCGTTCGGGATGTTCGGGGCGTCCGGAACCGATCCCCGGCTTCCCTGCGGAGGCACTTGAGGCGGGATCTCTGTCGCGGCCGCCGCCGCGGCCGGCTCGGTGACAGCCACGAGTGTCGGTCCTCCCGCACTGATTGCACTTCCGGATTGCGTCTCGAACATGAACGCTGCTCCCCCATCCCCCGTACGTACCAACGACGGTGACGGCGAGGGATCACGGGTTGACTCAAGATCCTTGTCCCGCAAGGGGAGAACGCCAGGAACCGCAGCCCCGGCCTGTGTCGTCCTCGGCGACAGCGGCATAGTGGGGGGCTACTCCACTCCTCGAACTCCCAGGGGGACCAACGACATGCGACCGAACCGACCGGTCACCGCGATTCTGTGCGCGGCCACGCTCGCGCTGACCGCGGCTGCCTGCGGCCCCGGCGACGGGGAGGCCGGCGGCGACGCCAAGCCGACCGTGGCCGGGAGCCTGCCGGGCCAGGATGCGATCAAGATCCCGGACCAGCTCAAGGACAAGCTCAAGGAGCACGGAATAGACCTGGAGAAGTGGAAGGGGGGTGAGTGGAAGAACTGGAAGCAGGAGGACTGGCTCCGCGAGGCGGGCGACTACATCAACCCGGTCATCGAAGGCCTGTGGGACCCGGACCGCATGCGTGACGCCGAGCAGCCGCAGCGCCCGGCCGTCGACCCTGACGCGGGCAAGGACCAGGGCGTCACCGACCCGACCCCGGCCCCGGTGGCGGCCAAGCAGGCCGCCCCGCCCTACCACACGAGCGTTCCGGCGTCCGGCAAGGTGTTCTTCGACGGCCCCGAGGGCTCGATGGTCTGCTCGGCGACCGTGATCAAGGACCCGGCCCACCCCGGCAAGTCCAACATGGTCTGGACCGCGGGCCACTGCGTCCACGCGGGCAAGGCCGGCGGCTGGTACCGCAACATCGCCTTCGTCCCGTCCTACAACAACGCGGGCAAGCCGGCGGCGCAGCTCAAGGGCGCGCCCCGCGAGACGGTGGCCCCGTACGGCGTCTGGTGGAGCGACTGGGCGCAGACCTCCGACCAGTGGATCGCGACCGGCGGTCCGACCGGCGGCGCTGGTGCCCCGTACGACTTCGCGGTGCTGCACGTGGCGCCCGAGAAGGGCAGCAAGAAGTCCCTGGAGGAGACGGTCGGTTCGGCGCTCCCGGTGGAGTTCAACGCGCAGGCCGTGCCGAAGGTCGCGAGCATCACGGCGACCGGCTACCCGGCGGCGGCTCCCTTCGACGGCCAGCGCGCCTTCCAGTGCACGGACAGGCCGGGCCGGCTGTCCCTGAACGCGAACGACCCGGTGATGTACCGCATCGGCTGCACCATGACCGGCGGTGCCTCCGGTGGCGGCTGGGTCACGGCGGGCTCCGACGGCAAGCCGGCGCTGGTGTCGAACACCTCGATCGGCCCGGCCAAGGCGGGCTGGCTGGCCGGACCCCGGCTGGGTCCGGAGGCGAAGGGCATCTTCGACGCCGTCAGCGCCAAGTTCAAGTAGTTCGAGCGGTTCGAGTAGCCCCGGACCCTGAGCATGACCGAACGGCTGAGGCCCCCCTGCACCGCAGGGGGGCCTCAGCCGTCACACCGTCAAGCTCTCAAGCCGTCGGGCACGCTCGCACACTCAGCGCTTCGCCAGCGCGTACGGCGCCAGGTCCGCCGCCAGTTCCTGGTGGACCCGCGCCTTGAGCAGGGTGCCGTCCGGGGTGTGCTCCTCGGAGATCACCTCGCCCTCGGCGTGCGCCTTGGCGACCAGCGAGCCGCGCGTGTACGGCACCATGGCCTCCACCTCGACCTCGGGCCGCGGCAGCTCGGAGTCGATGAGCGCGAGGAGTTCCTCGATGCCCATGCCCGTCCGCGCCGAGACGGCGATGGAGTGCCGCTCGATCCGCAGCAGCCGCTGCAGGACGAGCGGATCCGCGGCGTCCGCCTTGTTGATCACGACGATCTCGGGCACGTTCACCGCGCCGACCTCGCGGATCACCTCGCGCACCGCCGCCAGCTGCTCCTCCGGCGCCGGGTGCGAACCGTCCACGATGTGCAGGATCAGGTCGGAGTCCCCGACCTCCTCCATCGTGGAGCGGAACGCCTCGACCAGGTGGTGGGGCAGGTGCCGGACGAAGCCGACCGTGTCGGCCAGGGTGTAGACCCGGCCGCTCGGCGTCTCGGCCCGGCGCACGGTCGGGTCGAGGGTGGCGAACAGCGCGTTCTCCACCAGCACGCCCGCGCCCGTGAGGCGGTTGAGCAGCGAGGACTTGCCGGCGTTGGTGTAACCGGCGATGGCGACCGAGGGCACCTTGTTGCGGCGCCGTTCCTGCCGCTTGATGTCACGGCCGGTCTTCATCTCCGCGATCTCCCGGCGCATCTTCGCCATCTTCTCGCGGATCCGTCGCCGGTCGGTCTCGATCTTGGTCTCACCGGGGCCTCGCGTGGCCATGCCGCCACCGCCGCCGCCACCCATCTGGCGGGACAGCGAGGCACCCCAGCCGCGCAGTCGCGGCAGCATGTACTGCATCTGCGCGAGTGCGACCTGCGCCTTGCCCTCTCGGGACTTGGCGTGCTGGGCGAAGATGTCGAGGATCAGCGCGGTCCGGTCGACCACCTTCACCTTGACGACGTCTTCGAGGGCGATGAGCTGGCCGGGGCTGAGCTCACCGTCGCACACGACGGTGTCGGCGCCGCTCTCCATGACGATGTCACGCAGCTCGCGCGCCTTGCCCGACCCGATGAAGGTGGCGGGGTCCGGCTTGTCACGGCGCTGGATGACACCGTCGAGTACGAGGGCACCCGCCGTCTCCGCGAGGGCGGCGAGCTCCGCGAGGGAGTTCTCCGCGTCGTTCACCGTGCCGGAGGTCCAGACACCGACGAGAACGACGCGCTCCAGGCGCAGCTGCCGGTACTCGACCTCGGTGACGTCTTCGAGCTCGGTGGAGAGGCCGGCCACGCGGCGCAGGGCCGCGCGCTCGGAGCGTTCGAACTGCTCGCCGTCCCGGTCTCCGTCGACCTCGTGGCTCCAGGCGACGTCCTCTTCCATCAGGGCATCGGCCCGAAGGCTCTCGGTGAAGCTCTGCGAGTCCCGCACGTCCTGTGCGTCCCGCGCGTCCTGGGAAGGGGAAGAAGAGGAGGTCATTGGATCCTTACGTCGATTCGAATAGCAGTGTCACGTTAACTGTCACGTCCAACGTGTCACACGGCCGGGGGATTCCCCACGCGGCCCCGTCGATGGTGACATGCCCGTTCCTCGGCGGTCACACCCTTTATCGGGTGCTCCCGTCCGCCGCGGCCTTGCCGGAGGCCGGATCCGCCGCGGCCCTGCCGGAGGCCGCCTTGCCACTCCACTCCGGGTGACCGGGCATCGGCGGGGTCGTGGCCCCGTACAGCCAGGGCTCCAGGAAGGCCGTGAGGTCGCGGCCCGCCTCCTGCGAGGCCAGGCGTACGAAGTCGGCCGTCCCCGCGATCCCGTCCCGGTTCTCCGTGACCCAGCGCCGCTCGGTCTTCTCGAAGGCCTCGGTGCCGATCTCCTGCCGCAGGGCGTAGAGGATCAGTGCGGACCCGTCGTAGACCACCGGCCGGAACAGCCCGATCTTCTCGCCCGGTGCGGCCGCCTTCGGGGCGGCCGGCGGACCGCCCGCAGCCCGCCACTGGTCGGAGCGCTGGTACGCCTCGTGCATGCGCCGCTCCAGGGAGTACTTGCCGAGGCCGTCCGCGTACAGGGCCTCGTACCAGGTGGCGTGTCCCTCGTTGAGCCACAGGTCGGACCAGGTCCGCGGGGTGACGCTGTCGCCGAACCACTGGTGGGCGAGCTCGTGGACCATCACGGACTCGACGTACCACTCGGGGTAGCCCTCGCCCGCGAACAGGTTGCTCTCGAAGAGCGAGAGGGTCTGCGTCTCCAGCTCGAAGCCGGTCGTGGCCCGTGCGATCAGCACCCCGTAGTTCTCGAAGGGGTAGCGGCCGACCCGCTCCTCCATCCACTCGATGTGGCCCGCGGTCTTCTTGAGCCAGGGGTCCAGCCGCTTCCGGTCCTGGGCGGGCACCACGTCGCGCAGCGGCAGCCCGTGCGGTCCGGTGCCGTGCACGACCTCGGAGCGGCCCACCGAGACCTGGGCCAGCTCGGTGGCCATCGGGTGCCGGGTCCGGTAGGTCCAGGTCGTCGTGGGGCCGAGCCGCACGGCGGGGGCCACCGGTTCCCCGTTGGCGACGGCCGTGAGGCCGGCCGGGGCGGTGATCCGGAAGGTGAAGATCGCCTTGTCGGCGGGGTGGTCGTTGCAGGGGAAGACGCGGTGGGCGGCGTCCGCCTGGTTGGCCATGGCCAGGCCGTCCTCCGTGGGCACCCAGCCGCCGTCGCCGCGGCCGCGCGGATCGCTGGTGTGCCGGATGGTGATGTGCAGCGGCATGTTGTCCGCCACCGGGCGCGCGGGCGTGAGGACCAGGTCCTCCGCCACGCTCTCGAACCGCGCCGGCTCCCCGTTGACCTCGGCGGACGCCACCTTGCCGTGGGTGAAGTCCAGATTGATGTGCTCCAGCCGCTCCAGGGCGCGGGCGTCGATGACGGTGACCGCGTCGAGCGGGCTCAGGTTGTCCTTGTAGGCGAAGGACAGGTCGTACGAGAGCACGTCGTACCCGGGGTTCCCGAGCTCCGGGAAGAGCCGGTCGCCGATGCCCAGCGGCTTCGGCGGGGGCAGGACGGCGGCGACGAGGGTGAGGGAGGCCGCGGCGAGCAGGGTGGCGCGCAGGCGCGGGGAGGAGAGCTGCATCCACCACCGCTTACCAGCGCCCGCCGCACGGCCGCGTACGACGCGCGACGAGTCCACCCGAACGGGGCCTTCCGGAGTCGTTCCGGCCTACGTCCGCACCGGCCTATGTCCGCACCGGCTTGTGTCCGCACCCGCGCCCGGCCTAGACCCGGCTGACGTCGTACACCCCCGGTACGTCCCGCATCGCCCGCATCAGCGCGGGCAGCCCGGCCGCGTCCGGCAGCTGCAGGGTGTAGCTGTGCCGGACCCGCTGCTCGACCGGCGGTTCCACGGTCGCGGAGACCACCTCGACCCCCTCGCGGGCGATCGCCTCGGTCAGATCGGCCAGCAGATGCGGGCGGCCGAACGATTCAGCGAGCAGGGTGACCCGGACGTCCGCCGTGGCCCGCCAGTGCACGGCGACGGAGGTACGCCCCACCGCCCGCATCTGTGCCACCGCCGCGCAGTGGACGCGGTGCACGGTGACGGCCCCGCCGCGAACCAGGAAGCCGGCGACGGCGTCCGGCGGCACCGGGGTGCAGCATCCCGCCAGTCGCACGGTGGCGTCCGGCAGATCGGCGACCGCGTTGCCCCCGCCGCCGCGGGCCCCGACCACCGACAGCGGCGCCCGGGCGGCCGAGGTCGTGGCCATGGCCCGGTCGGGGTGGGCTTCGAGCCAGCTGCTGATGGCGATCCGGGCCGCGGGGGTCCGCGCGTGGTCCAGCCACTCGGCGGCGGGTCCGGAGGAGGCGTCCTGGGCGAGCAGCAGCTGGACGGTGTCCCCGTCGGACAGCGGGGAGGACAGGGAGGTCAGGCGCCCGTTGACGCGGGCGCCGATACAGCCGTGGGCCGCCTCGCCGTGCTGCGCGTAGGCGGCGTCGATACAGCTGGCCCCGGCCGGCAGGCTGATGGTGCCGGTGGCGCTGCCGTCCTCCCGGAACACGGTGATCTCCCGGTCCTGGGCCAGCTCCGCCCGGAGCACGGTCCAGAAGGTGTCGGGATCGGGCGCGGACTGCTGCCAGTCGAGCAGCCGGGACAGCCAGCCGGGCCGCGTGGGGTCCACACGCTCCTCGTCCGGGTCGGTGGCGGCGTCGGGGGTCGCGGTGGCGTAGGGATTGCCGAGGGCGACCACACCGGCCTCGGCGACACGGTGCATCTGCCGGGTCCGCACGATGACCTCGGCCACGTAGCCCTCGGGGGTGGCGACGGCGGTGTGCAGCGACTGGTAGAGATTGAACTTCGGGGCGGCGATGAAGTCCTTGAACTCCGAGACGACCGGGGTGAAGCAGGTGTGCATCTCGCCGAGCACGGCGTAACAGTCGGCGTTCTCACCGACGAGGACGAGGATGCGGCCGAAGTCGGAGCCGCGCAGTTCGCCGCGGGTGCGGGCGATGCGGTGTACGGAAACGAAGTGCCGGGGCCGGACCTGTACTTCGGCGGCGATGCCTGCATCGCGCAGGACGCCGCGTACGGAGTCGGCGATGGCGGGCAGCGGGTCGCGTTCCCCGGCGTGGGCGGCGATGAGCGCGCGGGTGGTCTCGTACTCCTCGGGGTGCAGGATCGCGAAGACGAGGTCTTCCAGCTCGGTCTTGAGGGCCTGCACGCCGAGCCGTTCGGCCAGCGGGATGAGGACGTCGCGGGTGACCTTGGCGATGCGGGCCTGCTTCTCGGGGCGCATCACGCCCAGGGTGCGCATGTTGTGCAGCCGGTCGGCGAGTTTGATGGACATGACGCGGACGTCGTTGCCGGTGGCGACGAGCATCTTGCGGAAGGTCTCGGGTTCGGCGGCGGCGCCGTAGTCGATCTTCTCCACCTTGGTGACGCCGTCGACGATGAAGCACACCTCGTCGCCGAACTCCGCCCGGACCTGATCGAGGGTCACGTCGGTGTCCTCGACGGTGTCGTGGAGCAGAGAGGCCGTCAAGGTGGTTGTCTCGGCGCCGAGTTCGGCGAGGATCAGAGTGACGGCGAGTGGATGTGTGATGTACGGCTCACCACTTTTTCGCATCTGACCCCGGTGCGAGGTCTCCGCGAGGAGATACGCGCGGCGCAGAATGGACAAATCGGCGTCCGGGTGGTGGGCGCGGTGTGCCTCGGCCACGTGGCCGATCGCGTCCGGAAGCCGGTCTCGCGACGTCGGCCCGAGCAGGGCCGCGCGCCCGAGCCGGCGCAGATCGAGCCTGGTCCGCCCCCGTCTGCGGAGCTCAGGGCGCGCTTCGGGGTGTGCTTCGGGGTTCGTGGCCTCTGCACTCATGGGCACCTCCGGCGGCTTCGACCGGCGGTGGTGGGCATGGGGTGAGCCCTCAGGGCCGGTGCCTGATATTACCGACCCCACCACGTGGCGCAGTCCACCTCTCGCTCAGCGTGAAACGGATCACCCGTTAGAGGGAAGCTTCAGCCGAAAGCCGTTTCGGTGAGCCAGGTCCCGTCGAACTCCCCCGCAGCCACGATCACGGCCGGTCCGGTCATGTCGATCTGCCCGTCGGGGTGTTCGGTGATGATCAGGGTTCCGCCGGGAAGGTCGACGGTGTACGCGACCGGTTCGCCGGTGGCGGCCGGGTCGGCGCCGTCGCGGCGGATGGCGGCCACGGCGACGGCGCAGGCACCGGTGCCGCAGGAGCGGGTCTCGCCGGAGCCGCGCTCGTGGACGCGCATGGCGACGTGCCGGGGGCCACGGTCGACGACGAACTCGACGTTGACCCCGGCGGGGTAGGCGGAAGCCGGGGTGAACGCAGGGGCGGTGTAGAGGTTCCCGGCGTGATCGAGGCTCTCGACGAAGGCCACCGCGTGGGGGTTCCCCATGTTCACGTTCCGCGCGGTCCAGCTCCGGGCGTCGACGCTGACCGTGACCTCACCCTCGGGCAGCTCGGCGCGGCCCATGGAGACGGTGACGTCGCCCCCCTTGTCGAGGTGCACGCGCTTGACGCCGCCGCGCGTGGCGACGGCGAGGTCGCCGGGCTCGACGTGTCCGGCGTACTGGAGGTAGCGGGCGAAGACGCGCACGCCGTTGCCGCACATCTCGGCGATGGAGCCGTCGCTGTTGCGGTAGTCCATGAACCACTCCGCCTCCTCCGCCAGGTGCGCGGCCTCGGGGTGCGCGGCGGACCGGACGACGTGCAGGACGCCGTCCGCGCCGATCCCGGCGCGCCGGTCGCACAGCTTCGCGACGGCGGACGCGGGCAGCTCGATGGCGTTGTCCGGGTCCGGGACGATCACGAAGTCGTTCTCGGTGCCGTGGCCCTTGAGGAAGGAGAGGGTGGTGTGCGTCACCGGCCCATGGTACCGAGCCCCAGCTCAGGGGTGCCGGACCGTCCGAGGGGCGGAACCGGCCGGGAAGGCGGAACCGGCCGGGAGGCGGTCAGCGGAGCCGGGCGACCCGGTACACGGCGAGACCTACGACGGCCAGCGCGACGACGGCGTACAGCGCGGCCATGCGCCAGTCCGGGCGGCGGCCGCTCCCCCGGGCCGGGAGACCGGGCCACGTGTAGCCGACCCGTCGGGCGGCCATCATTCCCCAGCCTCCGGCGCAGCAGCTGATCAGGAAGCCGAGCATGGCGACCACCGCGCCGCCGTCGCCGAACTCGAAGGCGAGCGGGAAGGCGAACATCAGCGAGCCGGTGGCGGCGAGCATCGCGATCGGGGCGATCTGCCACAGGCGCAGGCGGCGCTGCGGGCGCAGTTCGACCTCGAACTCGGGTCCGGCCGCGGCCTCCGCCTCGGCGGAGTCCGGGGTGTCCGGGCCGTCCGGGGTCAGTCGCGCCGGATCGGCGGGCAGTCCGAGCCCTGTGGGCCCGTCCGTCCCGTCCGTCCCGTCCAGAAGCATCGGATCCGCTTCCCTCCGGGTGTCGTCCTGCCCGGTGTCACGAGGGCCGGCCTCCATCGCCACGCGCCCTCCCCACTCGGACTCAGTACGCCGCCGTTCATCGCAGGTGATCGCACCCGCTGAAGTTTGATGATGGCACGCCCCCGGCCCCACTACTGGCGCGTGAGGCGTCCCGATGCCATCACGTGATCAGGCTGTGACCGCTCGTTCGACCAACGACTGCGCGAGTCCGGGGAGTTCCCCCCGGTCGGCGGCGGCCCCGCTGAGCCAGTGCACGCGCGGGTCGCGGCGGAACCAGGAGTCCTGCCGGCGGGCGAAGCGCTTGGTCGCCCGGACGGTCTCCGCCCGGGCCTCGTCCTCGGTGCATTCACCGGCGAGCGCGGCCAGTACCTGCTGGTAGCCGAGCGCCCTGGAGGCGGTGATTCCGTCGCGCAGCCCGCGGGCCTCCAGCGCGCGGACCTCGTCCACCAGCCCGGCCTCCCACATCCGGTCGACCCGCAGGGCGATCCGCTCGTCGAGCTCCGGGCGGGCCACGTCGACGCCGATCTGCACCGTGTCGTAGACGGAATCGTGGCCGGGCAGGTTGGCGGTGAAGGGGCGGCCGGTGATCTCGATCACTTCGAGCGCGCGGACGATGCGGCGGCCGTTGCTGGGCAGGATGGCCTGCGCGGCGGCCGGGTCGGCGGCGGCGAGGCGGGCGTGCAGGGCCCCGGGGCCACGGAGCGTGACCTCTTCCTCCAGGCGGGCCCGCACCTCGGGGTCGGTGCCGGGGAACTCCATGACGTCCAGGGCGCCGCGGACGTACAGGCCGGATCCGCCGACGAGGACGGGGGTGCGTCCCTCGGCGAGAAGTTTGTCGATCTCCAGGCGGGCCAGCCGCTGGTAGTCGGCGACGTTGGCGGTGTCGGTGACGTCCCAGATGTCGAGGAGGTGGTGCGGGACACCGCCGCGTTCCTCGGTCGTCAGTTTGGCGGTGCCGATGTCCATCCCCCGGTACAGCTGCATGGAGTCGGCGTTGACGACTTCGCCGTCGAAATGGCGGGCCAGGGCTACGCCCAGGTCGGACTTTCCTGCCGCGGTGGGACCTACGACGGCGATGACCCGCGGGGCGGGGGCTGCTTTCCTCACCGCACCAGTCTCGCAAACCCCACAGCATGTACCCGATCGAGTTACGTGACGGGGTGAGGCCGGGGTCGTTGCCCTGGCGAGGTTCCGGCCGGACATGCGCCCTGCGTACGCCCGGCGCAGGCCGGTCCGGTCGACGCGGAACTTCACTCACACGAGTAACGTTACGGGAGTAGACATGGGCGTTTTTGATCGGTTTTTTCGCCGTAAGGACGAGGTTGTGACCGCGGAGGTCACGGCGGAGGACCTGACGGCGGAGTCCGGTGCGGCCGAGGAGGCCGAGCCTGTTGCCGAGAAGTCTCCGGAGGCGGGAGTCGTGGAGATTCCGAAGCAGCTGGCGGCCCCGGTGGCCGCGGACAGCGAGACCGGCGAGGGCGCCCGCACCTAGCGACCGCCGACGGAAGGTGACCCATGGGCCTGCTGGACAATCTGAAGGCCAAGCTCGGTCCGGCGAAGGACAAGGTCGGCGATCTCGCCCTGCAGCACGAGGGCAGGATCGGCGAGAGTCTGGAGAAGGTGGCCAAGGCCGTGGACTCCAAGACCAAGGGCAAGTACAGCGGCCAGATCACGAGCGGGACGGGCAAGGCGAAGGACGCCCTGGGGAAGATCGCGCACAAGGACGCTCCCGGCGGGCCGACACCGCCGACCGCCTCCTGACGCGGTCCGGGAAAGGGGCGCGGGACCGGCAGCAGCCGGTCCCGCGCCCCTTCGCCGTTCCAGGAACCCTGCGGCCGCCGTGCGCGGCTAGGACCAGGCGGCGACGAAGTACCCCACGCCGTACGGTGCGTCCTCGTACAGCAGGCGCCCTTCCAGCTCCGCGCCCTCGGCGGCGCCGGCCAGCACCTGCCAGGGGGCCCGTCCGGCGGCCTGGAGCTCGGCCGCGAGAGCGGCGTCGATCCCGGCCAGCGCGGCCACGTCGGCGGCGCCCAGCGCGCGGGCGGCGGCGGCGTCGAAGGCGGCGGCCCGCTCGTCGAGGTAGCCGGGGGCCTTGAGGGTGCGGCAGGCACTGCCGTCCCCCAGGACCAGCATGGCCACGCGTTCGGCGGAACCGCCCAGGTCCGCTCCGAGCAGGCCGCAGCCGCTCGGAGCGAGGTCCGCGGCGACGGCCACTCCGGCGACCGGGGCGGCCGCCCAGCGGGCCTGGCCGAGCAGCCAGCCGGCCACGGCGAGGGAAGCCGGGAGGGTGGTCCCGGTGGCGTGGCCGCTCGGCGGTTCGCCCAGGTCGGGGCCCAGGGTGACGGTGAGGTCCACCCCGAAGCCGGCGAAGCCGCCGGGCGTGCCCTGGTCGTACGCGCCGCCCTCGGCGGCGGCCCCGACCACGACCAGCAGGTCGGGCCGGGACGCGGCGAGCACCGCCAGCGCGTCGGAGCAGGCGGTGCGGGCGTCGCCGAGTTCGGCGG
Proteins encoded in this window:
- the dapF gene encoding diaminopimelate epimerase codes for the protein MTHTTLSFLKGHGTENDFVIVPDPDNAIELPASAVAKLCDRRAGIGADGVLHVVRSAAHPEAAHLAEEAEWFMDYRNSDGSIAEMCGNGVRVFARYLQYAGHVEPGDLAVATRGGVKRVHLDKGGDVTVSMGRAELPEGEVTVSVDARSWTARNVNMGNPHAVAFVESLDHAGNLYTAPAFTPASAYPAGVNVEFVVDRGPRHVAMRVHERGSGETRSCGTGACAVAVAAIRRDGADPAATGEPVAYTVDLPGGTLIITEHPDGQIDMTGPAVIVAAGEFDGTWLTETAFG
- the hflX gene encoding GTPase HflX, with product MTSSSSPSQDARDAQDVRDSQSFTESLRADALMEEDVAWSHEVDGDRDGEQFERSERAALRRVAGLSTELEDVTEVEYRQLRLERVVLVGVWTSGTVNDAENSLAELAALAETAGALVLDGVIQRRDKPDPATFIGSGKARELRDIVMESGADTVVCDGELSPGQLIALEDVVKVKVVDRTALILDIFAQHAKSREGKAQVALAQMQYMLPRLRGWGASLSRQMGGGGGGGMATRGPGETKIETDRRRIREKMAKMRREIAEMKTGRDIKRQERRRNKVPSVAIAGYTNAGKSSLLNRLTGAGVLVENALFATLDPTVRRAETPSGRVYTLADTVGFVRHLPHHLVEAFRSTMEEVGDSDLILHIVDGSHPAPEEQLAAVREVIREVGAVNVPEIVVINKADAADPLVLQRLLRIERHSIAVSARTGMGIEELLALIDSELPRPEVEVEAMVPYTRGSLVAKAHAEGEVISEEHTPDGTLLKARVHQELAADLAPYALAKR
- a CDS encoding RelA/SpoT family protein, which gives rise to MSAEATNPEAHPEARPELRRRGRTRLDLRRLGRAALLGPTSRDRLPDAIGHVAEAHRAHHPDADLSILRRAYLLAETSHRGQMRKSGEPYITHPLAVTLILAELGAETTTLTASLLHDTVEDTDVTLDQVRAEFGDEVCFIVDGVTKVEKIDYGAAAEPETFRKMLVATGNDVRVMSIKLADRLHNMRTLGVMRPEKQARIAKVTRDVLIPLAERLGVQALKTELEDLVFAILHPEEYETTRALIAAHAGERDPLPAIADSVRGVLRDAGIAAEVQVRPRHFVSVHRIARTRGELRGSDFGRILVLVGENADCYAVLGEMHTCFTPVVSEFKDFIAAPKFNLYQSLHTAVATPEGYVAEVIVRTRQMHRVAEAGVVALGNPYATATPDAATDPDEERVDPTRPGWLSRLLDWQQSAPDPDTFWTVLRAELAQDREITVFREDGSATGTISLPAGASCIDAAYAQHGEAAHGCIGARVNGRLTSLSSPLSDGDTVQLLLAQDASSGPAAEWLDHARTPAARIAISSWLEAHPDRAMATTSAARAPLSVVGARGGGGNAVADLPDATVRLAGCCTPVPPDAVAGFLVRGGAVTVHRVHCAAVAQMRAVGRTSVAVHWRATADVRVTLLAESFGRPHLLADLTEAIAREGVEVVSATVEPPVEQRVRHSYTLQLPDAAGLPALMRAMRDVPGVYDVSRV
- a CDS encoding M1 family metallopeptidase, which codes for MQLSSPRLRATLLAAASLTLVAAVLPPPKPLGIGDRLFPELGNPGYDVLSYDLSFAYKDNLSPLDAVTVIDARALERLEHINLDFTHGKVASAEVNGEPARFESVAEDLVLTPARPVADNMPLHITIRHTSDPRGRGDGGWVPTEDGLAMANQADAAHRVFPCNDHPADKAIFTFRITAPAGLTAVANGEPVAPAVRLGPTTTWTYRTRHPMATELAQVSVGRSEVVHGTGPHGLPLRDVVPAQDRKRLDPWLKKTAGHIEWMEERVGRYPFENYGVLIARATTGFELETQTLSLFESNLFAGEGYPEWYVESVMVHELAHQWFGDSVTPRTWSDLWLNEGHATWYEALYADGLGKYSLERRMHEAYQRSDQWRAAGGPPAAPKAAAPGEKIGLFRPVVYDGSALILYALRQEIGTEAFEKTERRWVTENRDGIAGTADFVRLASQEAGRDLTAFLEPWLYGATTPPMPGHPEWSGKAASGRAAADPASGKAAADGSTR
- the miaA gene encoding tRNA (adenosine(37)-N6)-dimethylallyltransferase MiaA, whose product is MRKAAPAPRVIAVVGPTAAGKSDLGVALARHFDGEVVNADSMQLYRGMDIGTAKLTTEERGGVPHHLLDIWDVTDTANVADYQRLARLEIDKLLAEGRTPVLVGGSGLYVRGALDVMEFPGTDPEVRARLEEEVTLRGPGALHARLAAADPAAAQAILPSNGRRIVRALEVIEITGRPFTANLPGHDSVYDTVQIGVDVARPELDERIALRVDRMWEAGLVDEVRALEARGLRDGITASRALGYQQVLAALAGECTEDEARAETVRATKRFARRQDSWFRRDPRVHWLSGAAADRGELPGLAQSLVERAVTA
- a CDS encoding trypsin-like serine peptidase, which encodes MRPNRPVTAILCAATLALTAAACGPGDGEAGGDAKPTVAGSLPGQDAIKIPDQLKDKLKEHGIDLEKWKGGEWKNWKQEDWLREAGDYINPVIEGLWDPDRMRDAEQPQRPAVDPDAGKDQGVTDPTPAPVAAKQAAPPYHTSVPASGKVFFDGPEGSMVCSATVIKDPAHPGKSNMVWTAGHCVHAGKAGGWYRNIAFVPSYNNAGKPAAQLKGAPRETVAPYGVWWSDWAQTSDQWIATGGPTGGAGAPYDFAVLHVAPEKGSKKSLEETVGSALPVEFNAQAVPKVASITATGYPAAAPFDGQRAFQCTDRPGRLSLNANDPVMYRIGCTMTGGASGGGWVTAGSDGKPALVSNTSIGPAKAGWLAGPRLGPEAKGIFDAVSAKFK
- a CDS encoding diaminobutyrate--2-oxoglutarate transaminase family protein, encoding MFETQSGSAISAGGPTLVAVTEPAAAAAATEIPPQVPPQGSRGSVPDAPNIPNAPVNPNRPGVSGGPGGSAAPEGILRRQAQRESAARTYARSLPIVPVRARGLTIEGADGRRYLDCLSGAGSLALGHNHPVVLEAIRGVLDSGAPLHVLDLATPVKDAFTTELFANLPPALAADARIQFCGPAGTDAVEAALKLVRTATGRPGLLAFTGAYHGMTAGALDASGGATGVRVTRLPYPQDLRCPFGVGGPEGAELSARWTENLLDDPKGGVPAPAGMIVEPVQGEGGVIPAPDAWLRRMREITAARGIPLIADEVQTGVGRTGAFWGVDHAGVVPDVMVLSKAIGGSLPLAVIVYRAGLDVWAPGAHAGTFRGNQLAMAAGAATLAFVRENRLAERAAALGERMLAALRGLACGHPCIGEVRGRGLMIGLELVDPDTGAAAPSLAAAVRQECLDRGLIVELGGRHGAVVRLLPPLTLTDEQAAAVLDRLADAIPAAARRTH